The genomic DNA ACTTGGCGATGTCGCGACCCGGTCGACGACGGCACCGAAGAAACAACGCACCATTGCGCTCTACAACGGCAAGGACGCCGTTGGCGTTGAAATCAAGAAGACCAGCGAGTATTCGACCTCCGCCGTGGCGAAGCGTGATCTTGAAAAAGGTCGAGCAACCCCGACGCCTGCGCTGCCTGCCGGCGCGCAGATCAAGGTGGTCAAGAACAAGGGAGGCTGCGTTGAGATTCGGTGCCGGAACGTCAGGAGGCGCTAATCGAAGGGGCGCCGCTCACCGTGCTCGTCGTCTTCTGTTTCTCAATTCGTGGCGGTCCACGGTGATTGCCGGTCTCGCCCTTCCGGTGTCAGTGCTGGCCAGCTTTGGCCGTGCCGGGCCTTTTTTGGGTTCACGCTCATTACGATGTCGCTACTGGGGCTATCTGCTGGCCATCGGCATTCCTGATTGACGACGCCATTGTGGTGCGCGGAACATCTTGCGGCATATCAGAGATGAGGAAAGACCGTTACGACCGCGCGTGGAGGCACCGACGAAATCGACACGGCCGTCGCGGCGACGACGCGTTTCCCATCATCGCCGTGTTCGTACCATTGCATTCCTGCAGGGTGTCTCCGGCCAGTGGATTTCAGCCATTCGCCCTCACCATCGCCTGCTCGGTGCTGGTTTCGCTGTTCGTGTCGTTCTCGCTCGATCGATGCTCTCGGCGTACTGGCCTGACCCGCATCAGGAAGAGCATGAAGGCGTGGATCACCAAAAAGCTCGCCAAGTTCAATCTCTGGTTCAACGGCTTGGCCAATGGCTACCGCCGTGTGGTCAGGTGGGCCTTGGATCATCCCAAGTCGATGATGTTCCTGGCGGTGGCCAGCTTTCGTCCCGCCCTGTCCATGCCGGCGCTCGGCCTGGTGGGTGGCGAGTTCTTCCCGCTGGAAGACAATGCCGAAGTGTCGCTAACCGTCGACGCGCCTCCGGGCGCCAATATCGACTTCTCGCGCCAGAAAACCGGCGAGACGCTCCGGTTGGTGGAGAAGTATCGGAAGTGAAGTACACGTTCGTCACGGCAGGTGGCGCCAGCGGGGCCGTGGACAAAGCCAGCATCTATGTGAGCTCAGTACGAAAGCCGAGCGTCGGGCGATTGGGCAACGC from Gemmatimonadaceae bacterium includes the following:
- a CDS encoding efflux RND transporter permease subunit gives rise to the protein MKVTDAVKTQTHHQSRPAAAAGGKRERAASGAGAAAGRSSGRAGGPGHQRAGQDAPFACRARLNGPQDFIQLVVAERGGNVVRLGDVATRSTTAPKKQRTIALYNGKDAVGVEIKKTSEYSTSAVAKRDLEKGRATPTPALPAGAQIKVVKNKGGCVEIRCRNVRRR
- a CDS encoding efflux RND transporter permease subunit, translating into MRGTSCGISEMRKDRYDRAWRHRRNRHGRRGDDAFPIIAVFVPLHSCRVSPASGFQPFALTIACSVLVSLFVSFSLDRCSRRTGLTRIRKSMKAWITKKLAKFNLWFNGLANGYRRVVRWALDHPKSMMFLAVASFRPALSMPALGLVGGEFFPLEDNAEVSLTVDAPPGANIDFSRQKTGETLRLVEKYRK